The following proteins are encoded in a genomic region of Streptomyces sp. NBC_01723:
- the coaD gene encoding pantetheine-phosphate adenylyltransferase, giving the protein MRRAVCPGSFDPITNGHLDIIARASSLYDEVYVAVMINQAKKGLFEIEERIDLIRQVTAEYGNVRVESFHGLLVDFCKQRDIPAIVKGLRAVSDFDYELQMAQMNNGLSGVETLFIPTNPTYSFLSSSLVKEVATWGGDVSHLVPPLVLDVLSERLKKR; this is encoded by the coding sequence GTGCGCCGTGCCGTCTGTCCCGGGTCGTTCGACCCGATCACCAACGGACACCTCGACATCATCGCCCGGGCCTCCAGCCTCTACGACGAGGTCTACGTCGCCGTGATGATCAACCAGGCGAAGAAGGGCCTGTTCGAGATCGAGGAGCGGATCGACCTCATCCGCCAGGTCACCGCCGAGTACGGCAACGTGCGTGTGGAGTCCTTCCACGGCCTCCTCGTCGACTTCTGCAAGCAGCGCGACATCCCGGCCATCGTCAAGGGCCTGCGCGCGGTCAGCGACTTCGACTACGAACTGCAGATGGCCCAGATGAACAACGGCCTCTCGGGCGTGGAGACCCTCTTCATCCCCACCAACCCCACCTACAGCTTCCTGTCGTCCTCGCTGGTCAAGGAGGTCGCGACCTGGGGCGGCGACGTGTCCCACCTGGTGCCGCCGCTGGTGCTCGACGTCCTCTCCGAGCGCCTGAAGAAGCGCTGA
- a CDS encoding cell division initiation protein: MDVQKKLDEITAMVSGARAMPMSASCVVNRAELLATLEELRAELPGSLAQAQELLGGREQMVAQARQEADRIIETAHAERGSLIADTEVARRSQAEADRILAEARQEAEEVRAEADDYVDSKLANFEVVLTKTLGSVGRGREKLLGTGPGLDENGYEDEDAPERSHDPETLRRDADTYVDTKLGAFEAVLAKTLEAVGRGRQKLHGRIATDDLGALADDSTTVQHSSDADYLAGLAALSDAPAERPRQPEYGEPQPTAAQIPAQAVPDMPAQEPAYGYAQQQPDPYAAYQQAYGAGQDPYGYQQQAGDPYAYQGYDAQQQPYDPQHGYAQPQQPQQPQQVQPQALDETSLFDTSMISAEQLRAYEQGRGV; encoded by the coding sequence GTGGACGTCCAGAAGAAGCTCGACGAGATCACTGCGATGGTCTCCGGGGCCCGCGCCATGCCCATGTCGGCCTCGTGCGTGGTCAACCGCGCGGAACTGCTCGCCACGCTGGAGGAGCTGCGCGCCGAGCTGCCCGGCTCGCTCGCCCAGGCCCAGGAACTGCTCGGCGGCCGGGAGCAGATGGTCGCCCAGGCCCGCCAGGAGGCCGACCGGATCATCGAGACCGCGCACGCCGAGCGGGGCTCCCTGATCGCCGACACCGAGGTCGCCCGCCGCTCCCAGGCGGAGGCCGACCGGATCCTCGCCGAGGCCCGCCAGGAGGCCGAGGAGGTCCGCGCCGAGGCCGACGACTACGTCGACTCCAAGCTCGCCAACTTCGAGGTCGTCCTCACCAAGACCCTCGGCTCGGTGGGCCGCGGCCGCGAGAAGCTGCTCGGCACCGGACCCGGCCTCGACGAGAACGGCTACGAGGACGAGGACGCCCCCGAGCGCAGCCACGACCCGGAGACCCTGCGCCGCGACGCCGACACCTACGTCGACACCAAGCTCGGCGCCTTCGAGGCGGTGCTGGCCAAGACCCTGGAGGCGGTCGGCCGGGGCCGCCAGAAGCTGCACGGCCGGATCGCCACCGACGACCTCGGCGCCCTCGCCGACGACTCCACCACCGTCCAGCACTCCAGCGACGCCGACTACCTGGCCGGCCTCGCGGCCCTGTCGGACGCCCCCGCCGAGCGGCCCCGCCAGCCCGAGTACGGCGAGCCGCAGCCGACCGCGGCCCAGATCCCGGCCCAGGCCGTGCCGGACATGCCCGCGCAGGAGCCGGCCTACGGCTACGCGCAGCAGCAGCCCGACCCGTACGCCGCCTACCAGCAGGCCTACGGCGCCGGTCAGGACCCGTACGGCTACCAGCAGCAGGCCGGCGACCCGTATGCCTACCAGGGCTACGACGCCCAGCAGCAGCCCTACGACCCCCAGCACGGCTACGCCCAGCCCCAGCAGCCCCAGCAGCCCCAGCAGGTCCAGCCGCAGGCGCTCGACGAGACCAGCCTCTTCGACACCAGCATGATCAGCGCCGAACAGCTGCGGGCCTACGAGCAGGGCCGCGGAGTCTAG
- a CDS encoding YceD family protein — protein MVLNARLDHRDPLVFDTHELGRRPGALQRLTRTVDAPKDFGVQGVIGVPEGAPVELDLRLESVMEGVLVTGTARATAEGECVRCLEPLEQQLVADFQELFSYPDADDRGRPAAEPGDDAEDDEDRLFIEDGLIGLEPVLRDAVVLALPMQPVCREDCPGLCSECGARLADDPDHHHDAVDIRWAALQGLAGSLEDGEKDEMSGDAPGSADAAEKQEK, from the coding sequence ATGGTTCTGAACGCGCGCCTCGACCACCGCGACCCCCTCGTGTTCGACACACACGAGCTGGGACGGCGGCCCGGTGCGCTCCAGCGCCTGACCCGCACGGTCGACGCTCCCAAGGACTTCGGTGTCCAGGGAGTCATCGGAGTGCCGGAAGGCGCGCCGGTGGAACTCGATCTCCGACTCGAGTCGGTCATGGAAGGGGTGCTCGTCACAGGCACCGCCCGTGCCACGGCCGAGGGGGAGTGCGTAAGGTGTCTGGAGCCGCTTGAGCAGCAGCTCGTAGCGGACTTCCAGGAGTTGTTCTCGTACCCTGACGCCGACGACCGGGGCCGCCCTGCGGCGGAACCGGGCGACGACGCCGAGGACGACGAGGACAGGCTCTTCATCGAGGACGGTCTGATCGGCCTCGAACCCGTGCTGCGCGACGCGGTGGTGCTCGCACTGCCGATGCAGCCGGTGTGCCGGGAAGACTGCCCGGGTCTGTGCTCCGAGTGCGGAGCACGCCTGGCGGACGACCCGGACCACCACCACGACGCCGTCGACATCCGTTGGGCGGCTTTGCAGGGACTCGCCGGTTCACTCGAAGACGGCGAGAAGGACGAGATGAGCGGCGACGCGCCAGGATCCGCGGACGCCGCCGAGAAGCAGGAGAAGTAG
- the rpmF gene encoding 50S ribosomal protein L32, with the protein MAVPKRKMSRSNTRHRRSQWKAAVPTLVACERCHEPKQQHIACPSCGTYNKRQVLEV; encoded by the coding sequence GTGGCTGTTCCGAAGCGGAAGATGTCGCGCAGCAACACGCGCCACCGCCGGTCGCAGTGGAAGGCTGCGGTCCCCACCCTGGTTGCGTGCGAGCGCTGCCACGAGCCCAAGCAGCAGCACATCGCGTGCCCGTCTTGCGGCACTTACAACAAGCGCCAGGTCCTCGAGGTCTGA